From one Perca flavescens isolate YP-PL-M2 chromosome 4, PFLA_1.0, whole genome shotgun sequence genomic stretch:
- the LOC114554813 gene encoding twist-related protein 2, with translation MREEVSCTNSPEGGLGASEEELERGSKKTLQTGNRKRSPYPKKDSLCQSEESSTGSPNSLLPSVPKKVKKSPSTVVSLAPTSLGPRLDQPFEDLHSQRVIANVRERQRTQSLNDAFASLRKIIPTLPSDKLSKIQILKLASRYIDFLYQVLQSDEMDAKLASCNYLAHERLSYAFSVWRMEGAWAMSASH, from the coding sequence ATGAGAGAAGAGGTGTCCTGCACCAACTCCCCCGAAGGAGGTCTAGGGGCCAGCGAAGAGGAACTGGAAAGAGGATCGAAGAAGACCCTCCAAACAGGAAATCGAAAACGTTCCCCTTACCCCAAGAAGGACAGCCTCTGTCAGTCAGAGGAGAGCAGCACCGGCAGCCCCAACAGCCTGCTGCCATCTGTTCCgaagaaagtgaagaaaagccCTTCGACGGTTGTGTCGTTGGCCCCCACGTCGCTGGGCCCCAGGCTGGATCAACCCTTCGAGGACCTCCACTCTCAGCGCGTCATCGCCAATGTGCGGGAGCGTCAACGCACTCAGTCCCTGAATGATGCCTTCGCCTCTCTACGCAAAATCATCCCCACGCTACCTTCAGACAAGCTGAGCAAGATCCAGATCCTGAAGCTGGCCTCACGCTACATCGACTTCCTCTACCAGGTGCTGCAGAGCGACGAGATGGACGCCAAGCTGGCCAGCTGCAACTACCTGGCCCATGAAAGACTGAGCTACGCCTTCTCCGTCTGGAGGATGGAGGGGGCCTGGGCCATGTCCGCCAGCCACTAG